Within Psychrobacter sp. DAB_AL43B, the genomic segment AATGCCTGATGCTGATGATCGCGGTGTAAGCACAAATATGCCAGATCCCGATTTGAATCCATTAGATCGTGATAACGATGATTTGATGCCAGATAGTGATGACGCCAGCCGTGGTAGTGCATTAGACCCTAAAGCAAGCAATTAATAACCCGAAAGTAAAATATTAATGACGGGTCATCAATCTTTGATTCGTCTTAAGTTTTCATCTTAAAGGTTCGTCTTAAATTAAATTCTAAAACAGAAAAACCGCATCTTAATTGAGATGCGGTTTTTATTTTGCTAAAAATAATTTTTACAAAGATTGTTTATAATTAGTCGGATCTTTTAATTCAGTGTTAGCCAATGCTTGAGATTCTGCTTGAACAGGAAAGAACGTCTGTGAGATATTATCTTTTGCCTGTTGCCAATATTCAAACTGCTGACAAGTAGATTCGAGGTCGCCTTGCCAAACTGGTATTTGTCCACACATGGTTTTAATGCGGTTTTGATTGGGATAAGGTAGGTCTTGAGCAGCTTCGGCAGCTTCATGCGCAGCAACGCGATCGTTGCAAACCAAAGCGATATCGCAACCTGCTTCAATCGCTGCTGTGACGCGCGCGCTGACATCGCCAGCGGCTTGCGCCCCAGCCATAGATAAGTCATCAGAAAATAAGACGCCATCAAACTTAAGCTGATCTCGAATAATATCTTTGAGCCAAATTTTTGAGAATCCCGCTGGTTTATTATCCACTTGTGAAAAAATAACATGTGCTGGCATTAAAGCATCCAGCCACGGCAGCGTTTGCGCAAAAGGCTGCATATCGCTATTTATAATCTCATCTAAACTACGATTATCGATGGCTTCCGCCACATGCGAATCCGGAGCGATAGCACCGTGACCCGGGAAGTGTTTACCCGTGGTTGCCATACCAGCCGCTTTCATCCCGCGCATAAACTGGGTAGCCAAAGCGGTAATAGCTTGGGGTTCATGATGAAAGCTGCGATCACCGATGACTTGGCTGATACCGTCTCTATCCAGCACCGGCGCAAAACTCAAATCAATTCCGACGGCCAATACTTCTGCTGCCATCAGGTAGCCACAATCATAAGCGCAGCTAAGGGCGCGACTGGAATCTTGATTAAATAACTCACCGAGCTTGCCCATCGCTGGCAATGGCGTGAAACCGTTACGTAGGCGGGCGACACGGCCACCTTCTTGATCAACTCCGATGAGTATATCCGCATTGTGATAACGTATGTCGTCACACAACGTTCGAACTTGCGCCGCATCTGCCACGTTTCGAGCAAATAATATGACCCCGCCAACTTGGGCTTGTTTGATTAAGCTGACATCTTCAGCAGTCAGTGCAGTACTATCGATATCAATCATTAAGACGCCATACATTGCGTGATCCTTATTATGCTATACATTGTTATATGATAAGTTAAACGGAAAAACGATGATAAATGACATCCATAATGCATCGCTATTAGAATCTTATTATGACAGCTATTACGAGCCGAGCATAATGTAGCAGATTAATTGATTTGCATGCATTGGCTGATATTCATTAAATAGACACGATCTAATTGATCGGTAGAAAACTTGGTATGTTATCGCGTAGCGTGTAAGATTGTTTATACAGTTTGAGACAGTGCAGTATTTATGCCCATGCTAGTATTGATTGATTTTTTAACGATAAAACTAAAATAACTATCATATATTTGTGGGCTTTTAATGCTAGCGTAACGGATGGTTTAATGGTAAATATAATAGAGTAAAACGCAGCTAAATTTTATGGACAGCTGTTTATAGATAACTTTTGATTTTGATAAAAACCAAGCATACTTTTAACTTAAAATAATTAGGCATATATGATGAAAAAACAACCAGCACAGTGGTTACTTAGTGCAGCGTCAGTGGGTATCGCTGGTCTTATTCTTACCCAAAGCTACGGCACGGCAGTGGCTGATAGTAATACAGAAGGCTTTAAACAGACACCTGAGCAACAGGTGACTACCCGCCAAGTAGCCGCATTGCTGGATCGTAGTCATTATCTCAATCAGCCACTCGATACGGCGACAGGCAGCGAGATTTTGTCTATGTATATCGATAGCCTCGATCCAAACCATACGCTGTTTTTGCAATCTGATGTCGATGAGTTTAAGAAAAAATATGCTGATGAGTTCGGTGCTCGTCTTAAGCGTGGTGATTTGTCCGCTGGGGTAGAAGTCTTTGAGCGCTATCGTAAACGCTCTAATGAATATTTTGCCATGGCAAAAAAGATGTTGAAGACGGATCTGGATTTGACCGGTAAGGAAACAATCGTTCTTGATCGTGAAAAGCTCAATCACTTTAAGACCAAAAAAGAGCAGCGTGACTATTGGACGCGCCAGCTTAAGTTTCAGTTGATGAGTATTACTTTGGGTCAAGAAGACGAAAAAGCAAAAGAAAAAGTGTTTTTAGACAATCCAGATATTACTCGCGGGCAGGACCTAGTGCGTAATGATGAACGCACGCCGAGTGAGATTTTGCTCAATCGCTTATCACGTCAGCAAGAGCAGTTTACCCGTCTAAAAGATGATGAGATTATGGAAACCATCTTAAATACGGCGATGCTGACCTATGATCCGCACAGTAATTATTATGCGCCGATTCAAGCCAATGAATTGCAAATCCAATCCAGTCTACAGTTAGAAGGGATCGGTGTTTCGATTCGCCCTGACCGCAAAAACCCAGATTATACTCGTATTGTAACTTTGGTAGATGGAGGTCCAGCGGCCAAATCTGGTCAGATTAAGCCCAATGATTTGATTATTGGTATCGCAAAAGATGGTGAAACCATGACCGATGTGGTCGGCTGGTCAACGCGTGAGATTGTCAGTTTGATTCGTGGCAAGCGCGGTACTTCGGTGACGATCAAAGTGCGTCAGCCCAATACGCCTGATACCAGCGCTCGCAATGTAACGGTGGTTCGTGACATCATTCAGCAAGAAGAATCAGGGGTTACTCAACGCGTCGTCGAAGTGCAACGTCCTAATATTGATAAAACACCAAAGCGCATCGGGGTCCTTGAGATACCGAGCTTTTATTTAAATTACCGCGCCCGCCGTAATGGTGAGGATTATCGTAGCGTCAGTATTGATACCGAAAAGGCACTCAAAGAGCTTAATAAGGAAAATATCGACGGTCTAGTGGTTGATCTACGTAATAACCCAGGTGGCTCGCTCGATGAAGTTGCCAAAATGCTCGGCTTCTTTATTAAGAGCGGTCCAATGGTGCAAATTCGTGACAATCGCGGCAATATTCAAGTCTATGATGATATAGATGGTGGTGAGCAACTTTATAAGGGCAAGGTGGTGGTCATCACCAACCTAGCGTCTGCCTCTGCTAGTGAGATATTTGCTGCAGCGATTCAAGATTACGGTCGTGGGCTGGTCGTCGGTAGCACAACCACTGGCAAAGGCTCGGCACAAATCCAATTGGATAGCCTAGCTTTGGGTTCTGCGACTTTAACCCAGCGTAAATTTTATCGTATTACTGGTGGCAGTACGCAGAATAAAGGCGTCGTGCCTGATGTTGAATTGGTTAATATCTACGATGACGCGACCTTTGGCGAGCGTGCACAGAAAAAAGCGCTGCCTTGGGATACGATTAAAACGGCGCCGTACAAACCTGAAGGTAAGTTTACTGCTGATACGTTAGCAACGCTTAACCAACAGTCAAAAATTCGCCAACAGAAAAACCCGCAGTTTGTTTATCTATCAACGCTAAATGATATCCGTAATATGGAAGATGAGAAAAAACCTTTCCCTCTCGATATCAATAGCCGCCGTGCCAAAATGCAGCTGATAGAAAAACGCTCATTAGAAGCTGAAAATAAGCGTCTCATCGCAACCGGTGAGCGTCCTTATGCCAATTGGAATACTTATCAAGCGGCAATGGATGCCAAGTTCGAAGAGCGTAGCCAGATGAAGGCTCTAGAGCGTCCAGAGCTACCTGAAGACGAAGCTTTCATTAATGAAGCTGCTTATATTATGCTTAGTGCCAATCCAAAAGTGCTGGTTAGTCCTGAAGAAAAGTTGTAAAAAGCGCAAGCTTCTTAGCGGTCAATAATGCTATTAAAGGGTCATTAAAAATGCGTGTAAGCATATGCTTACACGCATTGACGTTTAGACCTCTTACTAACCTAGGGTCAATCTGCGATTATAACTGTACGGCACGATTGAATGAATAGCTTCATGGATACTAGGGATTGGTATCTTAAAGATCGCATCAGGGATAGGTGGTTTGCTGATTAGGGATGATAAGGCTGGATGCCTGACCGTTATAAGATACTTCGGGATTAAGTATCGAATAACATTAACATGGATGGTTGGTGATAAAAGCCGCATAATGCTTGTCGTTATGCGGCTTTGTTACATCTAACATTTGATAATTCTAAAGAACGATAATTTATATAAAAGCTTGTTAAAAGTTACCCATAAAAAAAGCCAGTAGAACTCTCTACTGACCTTTTACTATTAGACGATGAGTTTTATAATCATTCATCGCCCAAGCATTTCTCACTACATCTACCAGAGATTAGTGCTCAACGCCACCAGCGCCATGTACATGACCATGGTTTAGTTCATCTTCAGTAGCTGCGCGTACTTCTTGGATTTCAACATCAAAAGTCAAACGCTTACCCGCTAATGGGTGGTTCGCATCAACGATTACTTCGTCATCATTGACTTCAGTAACAGTTACCAGCATCACTTGACCGCCAGCTTCTGACTGAAACTGCATACCAGGCTGGATATCATCAACGCCTTGGAAGTTATCACGTGGTACGTGTTGTACCGCTTGTGCTTGGTATTCGCCATAACCATCAGCAGGCTCAACGACAGCATTGACTCTTTCGCCAGCAGATTTGCCTTCTAGTTGTTGCTCAAGACCTGGAATGATATTGCTATGGCCATGCAAATAAGCAAGCGGTTGACCTTCTGGAGACTGGTCAAGGATGTTACCTTCGTCGTCTTTTAGCGTGTAGTTGAACTTGACGGCAGTATCTTTTGCGATAGTAGTCATAAATTATCCTAAATATATTGATATTAAAATTTAAATACGGTTGCAATAAACCTAAAAAAGCCAATCAGCCAGCCAAAAAGCCACGTCATTAGTCAATTATCATCAGTTTATTAGGGTAACTTTAGCAGTTAGCCTCTTTAATTGCGATAACTCCCATAACTTTCAAGGTTAAAATAATAAAAAATGCCAATTAATCGCATAATTAAGTAAATTAACCAAAATTTTTATCATATTTGCTAATTAGCATCTTGCTTGTTTAAGGTTAGCCAGTTGCGTTTTTCGCTAATGACTTCTACCATAGCTATAAACATAAGGATAATAAACGACTATGACTTTATCTTCACATGCTTCTAATCAGCAGATATGCGATATCCATTACCAATTTAACTTTGAGCGTTTCTTTGAACATTTGGTGGATGCCACGCTCACTTTCACCGCAGATACAGACGCTCCTAGCTTATGGTTACCGGCATGGATTCCAGGCAGTTATTTGATACGGGAGTTTGCTCGAAACATTACGGCGGTACATTATCAAACAGCAAACGAAAATAATGAATACTCCGAATACTATCGTGCCCAAAAAACAGATAAACATACGTGGCAGTTACCAGAAGTTAAAGCAGGGCAGACACTAAAAGTCCATTACGAAGTTTACTGTTATGATTTATCGGTGCGCACTGCCTATGTAGACCAGCAGCGTCTCTATGGTAATTTTACCTCTTTAGCGTTAGCCGTTGATGGGCAAGAGCAGTCAGCTGTACAAGTCAGTTTAATCGTGCCCGTAGCATTTTTTGCCGATAAAGATAAAGACAGCGTTTTACTGGCATGCGGGCTTGATGCCACACATTTACAGAGCGATACACAGCATGCGTATAGTCTGCAAGCTAACAGCTATCATGAATTAATTGATTATCCGTTTGAGATCGCTGTACAAGAGAAGTTTGATTTTATCATTCAAGACCATAAGCATAAAACGCTCAGCCATCGCTTTTTTCTCTCCGGTAAGCATAATGCTAATATGGGACGGTTACAGCAAGACGTCACCCAAATCTGTCAGAGCTATCTTAACTGGCTAGGTGATGCGCCATTTAATGACTACACCTTTATGACGTATGCCAGCGGGCAAGATTATGGCGGTCTAGAGCATATCAACTCTACCAGTCTCATTACCCCGCGTCGTGATTTACCAAGTGCTAATGAACCAGAAGTGCCGAGCACCGATTATCAGCGCTTTTTAGGTCTATGTAG encodes:
- the nagZ gene encoding beta-N-acetylhexosaminidase, whose product is MYGVLMIDIDSTALTAEDVSLIKQAQVGGVILFARNVADAAQVRTLCDDIRYHNADILIGVDQEGGRVARLRNGFTPLPAMGKLGELFNQDSSRALSCAYDCGYLMAAEVLAVGIDLSFAPVLDRDGISQVIGDRSFHHEPQAITALATQFMRGMKAAGMATTGKHFPGHGAIAPDSHVAEAIDNRSLDEIINSDMQPFAQTLPWLDALMPAHVIFSQVDNKPAGFSKIWLKDIIRDQLKFDGVLFSDDLSMAGAQAAGDVSARVTAAIEAGCDIALVCNDRVAAHEAAEAAQDLPYPNQNRIKTMCGQIPVWQGDLESTCQQFEYWQQAKDNISQTFFPVQAESQALANTELKDPTNYKQSL
- a CDS encoding FKBP-type peptidyl-prolyl cis-trans isomerase — translated: MTTIAKDTAVKFNYTLKDDEGNILDQSPEGQPLAYLHGHSNIIPGLEQQLEGKSAGERVNAVVEPADGYGEYQAQAVQHVPRDNFQGVDDIQPGMQFQSEAGGQVMLVTVTEVNDDEVIVDANHPLAGKRLTFDVEIQEVRAATEDELNHGHVHGAGGVEH
- a CDS encoding carboxy terminal-processing peptidase, whose product is MKKQPAQWLLSAASVGIAGLILTQSYGTAVADSNTEGFKQTPEQQVTTRQVAALLDRSHYLNQPLDTATGSEILSMYIDSLDPNHTLFLQSDVDEFKKKYADEFGARLKRGDLSAGVEVFERYRKRSNEYFAMAKKMLKTDLDLTGKETIVLDREKLNHFKTKKEQRDYWTRQLKFQLMSITLGQEDEKAKEKVFLDNPDITRGQDLVRNDERTPSEILLNRLSRQQEQFTRLKDDEIMETILNTAMLTYDPHSNYYAPIQANELQIQSSLQLEGIGVSIRPDRKNPDYTRIVTLVDGGPAAKSGQIKPNDLIIGIAKDGETMTDVVGWSTREIVSLIRGKRGTSVTIKVRQPNTPDTSARNVTVVRDIIQQEESGVTQRVVEVQRPNIDKTPKRIGVLEIPSFYLNYRARRNGEDYRSVSIDTEKALKELNKENIDGLVVDLRNNPGGSLDEVAKMLGFFIKSGPMVQIRDNRGNIQVYDDIDGGEQLYKGKVVVITNLASASASEIFAAAIQDYGRGLVVGSTTTGKGSAQIQLDSLALGSATLTQRKFYRITGGSTQNKGVVPDVELVNIYDDATFGERAQKKALPWDTIKTAPYKPEGKFTADTLATLNQQSKIRQQKNPQFVYLSTLNDIRNMEDEKKPFPLDINSRRAKMQLIEKRSLEAENKRLIATGERPYANWNTYQAAMDAKFEERSQMKALERPELPEDEAFINEAAYIMLSANPKVLVSPEEKL